A DNA window from Bacteroidota bacterium contains the following coding sequences:
- a CDS encoding pirin family protein, whose translation MKKTIYPSNKRGFADHGWLKANRSFSFAEYYDPLKMHFGKLRVLNDDYISPGMGFPEHPHENMEIITLVINGALAHKDSMGHVSVINQGEVQIMSAGKGITHSEYNHSKSESINLLQIWVFPKIKNIIPKYGEKKFFLEDRINKFQTVVSPNIQNDCLWINQDAFFSLCHLENNHTVDYHLKNKSNGIYFFLIEGKAEIDGETLNKRDAIGIWETENLKIKSLESCDLLIIELPMN comes from the coding sequence ATGAAAAAAACAATTTATCCTTCTAATAAACGTGGATTTGCTGATCATGGGTGGTTAAAAGCAAATCGCTCTTTTAGTTTTGCAGAATATTACGATCCTTTAAAAATGCATTTTGGAAAGTTACGTGTTTTGAATGATGATTATATTTCTCCAGGGATGGGTTTTCCTGAACATCCCCATGAAAATATGGAGATAATTACGCTTGTAATAAATGGAGCTTTAGCTCACAAGGATAGTATGGGGCATGTTTCGGTGATAAACCAGGGGGAAGTTCAGATTATGTCTGCAGGTAAAGGAATTACTCATTCTGAATACAACCATTCTAAATCAGAATCCATAAACCTACTACAGATATGGGTGTTTCCAAAAATAAAAAACATTATCCCTAAATACGGGGAAAAAAAATTTTTTCTTGAAGACAGAATAAATAAATTTCAAACAGTTGTTTCACCAAACATCCAGAATGACTGTTTATGGATAAACCAGGATGCATTTTTTTCTTTATGTCATTTAGAAAACAACCATACTGTTGATTACCATTTGAAGAACAAATCAAACGGAATATATTTCTTTTTAATTGAAGGAAAGGCAGAAATTGATGGGGAAACATTAAACAAACGAGATGCAATAGGAATATGGGAAACAGAAAATCTTAAAATAAAATCGCTTGAATCATGCGATTTATTAATAATTGAATTACCAATGAATTAA
- a CDS encoding MarR family transcriptional regulator, which yields MKIEQEIKQEVFKDDYQKAVINILYTASWLNLKQTQLFKKYGITPPQYNVLRILRGQFPNTATVNLIIDRMLDKNSNASRIVEKLRLKKLIERITCPQDRRSVNVKINQNGLELLAEIDKIEKQFAEGINSLTQKEAALLNELLDKARG from the coding sequence ATGAAAATAGAACAGGAAATAAAACAAGAAGTATTTAAGGATGATTACCAAAAAGCAGTTATCAATATCCTTTATACCGCTTCGTGGCTTAATTTGAAACAAACACAATTGTTTAAAAAATATGGCATTACTCCTCCCCAGTATAATGTATTGAGGATTTTACGGGGCCAGTTTCCTAATACGGCAACAGTAAATTTAATTATCGACAGGATGCTGGATAAAAATTCAAATGCCTCTAGAATAGTGGAGAAATTAAGATTAAAAAAACTTATTGAGCGTATTACTTGTCCACAAGACAGGAGATCAGTAAATGTAAAAATAAATCAAAACGGACTTGAATTACTGGCTGAAATTGATAAAATTGAAAAACAGTTTGCTGAAGGCATTAATTCCCTTACACAGAAAGAGGCCGCACTTTTAAATGAATTATTAGATAAAGCAAGGGGTTAA
- a CDS encoding YdcF family protein, whose translation MFFIASKILSFLTTPLIWIFVLLFIAYFQAIPKRKNRILLICIFLIYLFSNEFIFNEVVRQWEIPAKSQKEISNYEVGIILGGATTYDEELQRLQIHNSFDRVVQGVDLYKKGFISKLLISGGSGSLTFPDMKEAKFIKAYLLTIGIPERDIIIEFESKNTRENALFTFEELKKIGLQDSKLLLITSGYHMRRSQACFEKVGLQTTSYTTDRLSGTRRKQLDFLFLPNMQTLYNWRVIIHEWLGYVIYFLVGYV comes from the coding sequence ATGTTTTTTATCGCATCAAAAATATTAAGTTTTTTAACCACTCCTCTTATTTGGATTTTTGTTTTGCTCTTTATAGCATATTTTCAGGCTATTCCAAAGAGAAAAAACAGGATCCTTCTGATTTGCATTTTTTTAATTTACCTTTTTTCCAATGAATTTATTTTTAATGAAGTGGTTCGACAATGGGAAATTCCCGCAAAAAGCCAAAAAGAAATATCAAATTACGAAGTTGGCATTATACTAGGTGGAGCCACAACTTATGATGAAGAGCTCCAGCGGCTGCAGATTCACAACAGTTTTGACAGGGTTGTTCAAGGAGTGGATTTGTATAAAAAAGGATTTATAAGTAAACTTTTAATCAGTGGAGGCTCAGGAAGTCTTACTTTCCCAGATATGAAGGAGGCCAAATTTATTAAAGCATATCTATTAACAATTGGTATTCCTGAAAGAGACATAATCATTGAATTTGAATCAAAAAACACCAGAGAAAATGCTTTGTTCACATTTGAGGAACTTAAAAAGATTGGTCTACAGGATTCAAAATTGCTACTAATAACCTCTGGTTATCATATGCGAAGGTCACAAGCTTGTTTTGAAAAAGTTGGCCTGCAAACCACCTCCTATACCACTGATCGTTTAAGTGGAACAAGAAGAAAACAGCTTGATTTCCTCTTTCTGCCAAATATGCAAACCCTCTATAACTGGAGGGTAATAATTCATGAATGGCTGGGATATGTTATTTACTTCCTGGTTGGTTATGTTTAA
- a CDS encoding aminopeptidase: MKLKKPLFYFFGFTGLLILSGLIFNLSLLNYGLSQLKGQLHVIINAQPIEKVLADPLFPDSLKNKLILIQEINAFAMQHIGINPSNNYTSVYDQKGKPVLWVLTASDPYQLKEYEWSFPFLGNVSYKGFFEYGRGEIELEKLKSEGYDAELGAVGAWSTLGWFNDPILSNMLNRNEGDLANLVIHELTHNTLFVKDDVDFNENLASFIGHQGALRFLVYKFGENSPQMQKYLESSTDEKVYNDYINKSALRLDSLYMTMDNQQNHIKEELKNNMLKEIISQSESLELHNKQRYTELTKKIENYKNAFFLSYIRYGAKQDDFEQELDMLFKNDLKAYLLHLKALYPSL, encoded by the coding sequence ATGAAACTAAAAAAACCTCTATTTTATTTTTTTGGATTTACCGGACTGCTTATTTTGTCAGGTTTAATCTTTAATTTAAGTCTTTTGAATTATGGGCTTTCTCAGTTAAAAGGACAATTGCATGTTATAATTAATGCACAACCCATTGAAAAAGTTCTGGCAGATCCTCTATTTCCAGACTCTCTAAAGAATAAATTAATTTTGATACAGGAAATTAATGCTTTTGCCATGCAACATATTGGAATTAATCCATCAAACAATTACACTTCGGTATATGATCAAAAAGGCAAGCCTGTATTGTGGGTACTTACTGCTTCTGATCCTTATCAATTAAAAGAATATGAATGGTCTTTTCCATTTTTAGGTAATGTCTCTTACAAAGGATTTTTCGAATATGGCAGAGGGGAAATAGAATTGGAAAAATTAAAATCAGAGGGATATGATGCAGAACTGGGGGCTGTAGGAGCATGGTCAACATTGGGATGGTTTAATGACCCTATATTATCCAATATGCTCAATAGGAATGAAGGAGATTTGGCTAATCTTGTGATTCACGAGCTTACCCACAATACTTTATTTGTGAAAGACGATGTTGATTTTAATGAAAACCTGGCGAGTTTTATTGGACATCAAGGAGCCTTGAGATTTTTGGTTTATAAATTCGGAGAAAATTCTCCTCAAATGCAAAAATACCTGGAAAGCAGCACCGATGAAAAAGTGTACAATGATTATATAAACAAAAGCGCTCTTAGACTCGATAGCTTGTATATGACCATGGATAATCAGCAAAACCATATAAAAGAAGAGTTGAAAAACAATATGCTTAAAGAGATTATTTCACAATCAGAGAGCCTGGAGTTACATAACAAACAGAGATATACAGAACTTACAAAAAAAATAGAGAACTATAAAAATGCTTTTTTTCTCTCCTACATTAGATATGGAGCCAAGCAGGATGACTTTGAACAGGAACTTGATATGCTCTTTAAAAATGACCTAAAGGCATATCTGCTTCATTTAAAAGCCTTATACCCCTCTTTATAA
- a CDS encoding DUF2807 domain-containing protein: MNIFKKITLASILISALLTASCNDCVKGEGEPVIKTLVLESFNAIHLTGSWGVTVTQGVEQKVEIIAPENIIHLLNTDIKNNTWDIAFKECVRTKKIEINIITPSIEAITVTGSGNVKSLNNLNVSQMRISVAGSGDIDLILNSREVSTDISGSGNVKLSGSATNFVASITGSGDIEAADFITLITKIKTIGSGNASIHATELVEATITGSGDIKYKDTGAKVISEITGSGEIVKK; the protein is encoded by the coding sequence ATGAATATTTTTAAAAAAATCACACTTGCTTCTATATTAATATCAGCCCTTCTTACTGCTTCTTGCAATGATTGTGTAAAAGGTGAGGGTGAACCTGTAATTAAAACTTTGGTTCTTGAATCCTTCAATGCTATTCATTTAACCGGTAGCTGGGGAGTAACCGTTACACAAGGGGTAGAACAAAAAGTAGAAATTATTGCTCCTGAAAACATTATTCATTTGTTAAATACTGATATTAAAAACAATACCTGGGATATTGCATTTAAGGAGTGTGTCCGGACAAAAAAAATAGAAATAAATATTATCACTCCTTCTATCGAAGCCATTACAGTTACAGGGTCAGGCAATGTAAAAAGCTTAAACAACTTAAATGTTAGTCAGATGAGGATTTCAGTAGCCGGATCTGGTGATATTGATCTAATACTTAATTCCAGAGAAGTTTCAACAGATATATCAGGTTCAGGAAATGTAAAGTTAAGTGGAAGTGCTACAAATTTTGTGGCATCCATAACAGGATCAGGAGATATAGAAGCAGCTGATTTTATTACGTTAATAACAAAAATAAAAACAATAGGATCAGGAAATGCTTCAATTCATGCAACCGAATTGGTTGAGGCAACAATAACTGGAAGTGGAGATATTAAATACAAGGATACAGGAGCAAAAGTAATTTCAGAAATTACTGGTTCTGGAGAAATTGTTAAAAAGTAA